A region from the Desulfitobacterium dehalogenans ATCC 51507 genome encodes:
- a CDS encoding 4Fe-4S dicluster domain-containing protein → MIDNPGFVLEHCRKNCSKSAQDWSFLYQQLEQILKSMDLFSHLNQKFPVIHYHHLPKISIAGCPNACSQPQIKDIGLTGFLMPKFTEARCTGCQACCRSCQEGALSWQGRLEFDESKCIGCGDCVRSCKTGKILPGESGWTLHLGGRLGRHPQLARLSREKLQTSELPGIIGRILEDYIENGLPLERLTHFLDRRQNL, encoded by the coding sequence ATGATCGATAACCCTGGCTTTGTTCTGGAACATTGTCGGAAAAATTGCAGTAAATCTGCTCAGGATTGGTCTTTTTTATACCAACAGTTAGAGCAGATTCTAAAGAGTATGGATTTGTTTTCTCATCTGAACCAAAAGTTTCCGGTGATTCATTATCATCATTTGCCGAAGATAAGCATAGCCGGTTGTCCCAACGCCTGTTCTCAGCCCCAAATCAAAGATATAGGGCTAACGGGCTTTCTTATGCCCAAGTTCACAGAGGCAAGGTGTACGGGCTGTCAAGCCTGCTGCCGTTCCTGTCAAGAAGGTGCTCTGTCTTGGCAGGGAAGGCTGGAATTTGATGAAAGTAAGTGCATTGGTTGCGGGGATTGTGTGCGCTCATGTAAAACAGGCAAAATACTTCCCGGGGAATCGGGCTGGACTCTCCATCTTGGCGGGCGTTTGGGAAGGCATCCACAATTGGCACGATTGTCCCGGGAAAAGCTCCAGACGTCTGAACTCCCCGGTATAATCGGCCGCATCCTTGAAGACTATATAGAAAATGGCCTTCCGCTGGAAAGGCTCACTCATTTTCTTGACCGCCGACAGAATCTATAA
- a CDS encoding molybdopterin-binding protein translates to MEKIRVQDAIGSVLMHDLTQIIPGKTKDARFRKGHVIKEEDIPILLSMGKEHIFVWDQTPGLIHEDEAAERLAKAVAGPGLSFSETKEGKVNLIAEEDGLIYASEEGIYALNSLEYIILATLHNHRPVKKGQKIAGTRVVPLMIDEKVIVEAEEIARQFKEPLLQIRPLQPKKVGVVTTGSEVYHGRIQDKFGPVLQGKVAEWGSVLLGQTFADDNVEMIQERIREHIAHGAEMVLVTGGMSVDPDDLTPTAIKGLGGELVTYGTPVLPGAMLLLAYLDDIPIMGLPGCVMYSRKTVFDLVATRILAGERLTRLEIAKYGHGGLCLECPECTYPHCSFGK, encoded by the coding sequence ATGGAGAAGATTAGAGTGCAGGATGCGATCGGATCTGTGCTTATGCACGATCTGACACAAATTATCCCCGGAAAAACAAAAGATGCTCGCTTTAGAAAAGGTCATGTTATCAAGGAAGAAGATATACCGATTCTTCTCAGTATGGGAAAAGAGCATATTTTTGTGTGGGATCAGACTCCGGGTCTTATTCACGAAGATGAAGCAGCAGAGCGTCTGGCCAAAGCAGTGGCGGGCCCAGGTCTTTCCTTTAGTGAAACAAAAGAGGGAAAGGTCAATTTAATTGCTGAGGAGGATGGATTAATCTATGCTTCTGAAGAAGGGATCTATGCCCTCAATTCTTTAGAATATATTATCCTCGCTACCCTTCATAATCACCGTCCCGTGAAGAAAGGGCAGAAAATTGCGGGGACCAGGGTCGTTCCTCTGATGATTGATGAGAAAGTTATTGTAGAAGCCGAAGAAATCGCCCGGCAATTTAAGGAACCACTTCTTCAAATCCGCCCCCTTCAACCCAAAAAGGTTGGAGTGGTTACCACGGGAAGTGAAGTATACCATGGCCGTATCCAAGATAAATTTGGACCGGTTCTCCAAGGAAAAGTGGCCGAATGGGGCTCTGTTCTCTTGGGACAAACCTTTGCCGACGATAATGTAGAGATGATCCAAGAACGCATCCGCGAGCATATAGCTCATGGTGCAGAAATGGTCCTGGTAACCGGCGGCATGTCCGTGGATCCCGATGATTTGACCCCTACGGCGATCAAAGGTTTGGGGGGAGAGTTAGTCACTTATGGTACTCCTGTTCTTCCCGGAGCCATGCTGTTATTGGCTTACCTGGATGATATCCCGATTATGGGATTACCCGGCTGTGTCATGTATTCAAGAAAAACGGTCTTTGACCTTGTGGCAACACGCATTCTAGCTGGTGAGCGGCTTACTCGTCTGGAAATTGCCAAATACGGTCATGGAGGATTGTGCCTGGAGTGTCCGGAATGCACTTATCCCCATTGTTCCTTCGGAAAATAA
- a CDS encoding AAA family ATPase, with amino-acid sequence MWGSPLELMNALEQEGYILNQDKGTTLFLALALRKPCLIEGPAGVGKTQLALALARSTGRRLIRLQCYEGLDLNKALYEWDYAKQLLRLQVGITGWEEIKENIYGPEFLLARPLLQTVLAEEPVILLIDELDKSDEEFESFLLELLAEFQVTIPEVGTFKAKNSPMVLLTSNNTRDLSEALRRRCVHLLLAYPDVEQEMRILAQRCPEITTALIQDVCEFVAKIRKIPLRKLPSVSESMDFARALHILRQESLDMKQLEGTLSILLKYPSDLAKLEERLKAWQQEAARRTQTQSGGYS; translated from the coding sequence ATGTGGGGGTCTCCACTAGAATTAATGAATGCCTTAGAACAGGAAGGCTATATCCTTAATCAGGATAAAGGGACTACTTTATTTTTGGCGCTTGCACTCCGCAAGCCCTGTCTTATTGAGGGACCGGCGGGAGTTGGAAAAACGCAACTGGCCTTGGCCCTGGCGCGCAGCACCGGCCGCAGGCTTATCCGCCTTCAATGTTATGAAGGGCTTGATTTAAATAAGGCCCTTTATGAATGGGATTATGCCAAACAATTACTCCGCTTACAGGTGGGAATTACCGGCTGGGAAGAAATTAAGGAGAATATTTATGGGCCTGAATTTTTGTTAGCCAGACCATTGCTGCAAACTGTGCTTGCTGAAGAGCCCGTTATTCTTCTTATTGATGAACTGGACAAAAGTGATGAAGAATTTGAAAGCTTCTTACTGGAACTTCTTGCCGAGTTTCAAGTCACGATCCCGGAGGTAGGAACCTTTAAGGCCAAAAATTCTCCTATGGTCCTCTTAACCAGTAACAACACCAGGGATCTTTCCGAAGCTTTAAGAAGACGCTGTGTTCACCTGCTCTTAGCTTATCCGGATGTGGAACAAGAAATGAGGATTCTTGCCCAAAGGTGTCCGGAGATTACTACGGCCTTAATCCAGGATGTGTGTGAGTTCGTAGCCAAAATCCGTAAGATTCCTTTACGCAAATTACCCAGTGTATCTGAAAGTATGGACTTCGCCCGGGCTCTCCATATTCTTCGCCAGGAATCTCTCGATATGAAGCAATTGGAAGGTACCCTATCCATACTTTTAAAATATCCCAGTGATTTGGCAAAGCTTGAAGAGCGTTTAAAGGCTTGGCAACAGGAAGCTGCCAGAAGAACTCAAACCCAGAGCGGGGGATATTCATGA
- a CDS encoding PRK06851 family protein has protein sequence MTRNPVIRKMFPGGVTYLGFYSYYNYLADAAAQHTYIIKGGPGVGKSTFMKKIGEEMLKAGFDLEYHCCSSDNHSIDGIVIPELKIALLDGTAPHVVDPKTPGAVDEIINLGDYWNESLLVPYKKDIMACSHEISRCFQSAYFALKDAKNAMDEWEFYITPYQDWQRINQIYLKMRNELFKASSSRGTGKTRHLFAWAHTPQGRTQHIDTLIQGMHFLYSLAGQAGTGKSTLLARLAEDARVLDYDMEIYHNALEPDKIDLLLIPELHTALVISSEHYPYRPEFSGTIHSFNLDNELDLSGLSNTLGFIDSCRNRIEESILRAQTHSQRAKTLHDELERYYIPAMDFEAMDKKRNSILRMIMENYS, from the coding sequence ATGACAAGGAATCCGGTAATTAGGAAAATGTTCCCCGGTGGTGTTACTTATCTTGGTTTTTACTCCTATTATAATTACTTGGCTGACGCTGCTGCGCAACATACCTATATCATAAAGGGTGGCCCAGGTGTTGGGAAATCAACCTTCATGAAAAAAATTGGGGAAGAAATGCTCAAAGCAGGTTTTGATCTGGAGTATCATTGTTGTTCCTCCGATAATCATTCCATCGATGGTATTGTCATTCCTGAGCTGAAGATTGCCTTACTCGACGGCACGGCTCCCCATGTGGTGGACCCCAAAACGCCAGGTGCTGTCGATGAAATTATCAATCTGGGAGACTATTGGAATGAATCTTTGCTAGTACCTTACAAAAAAGATATTATGGCCTGCAGTCATGAGATCAGCCGCTGTTTTCAAAGTGCTTATTTTGCTTTAAAAGATGCCAAAAACGCCATGGATGAATGGGAATTCTATATTACGCCTTATCAAGATTGGCAGAGGATCAATCAGATTTACTTAAAGATGAGGAATGAACTTTTTAAAGCATCATCAAGCCGGGGTACCGGAAAAACTCGTCATTTATTTGCATGGGCTCATACTCCCCAAGGCAGAACTCAGCATATAGACACTCTTATTCAAGGGATGCATTTCCTATACTCTTTAGCGGGGCAAGCCGGAACGGGAAAATCTACCCTTTTAGCTCGTCTTGCTGAGGATGCCAGGGTGCTCGATTATGATATGGAAATCTATCATAATGCCCTTGAGCCGGATAAGATCGATCTTCTTCTTATACCTGAACTTCATACCGCCTTGGTTATCTCATCAGAGCATTATCCTTATCGCCCGGAATTTAGCGGGACCATTCATTCTTTTAACTTAGATAATGAGCTGGACTTATCAGGGCTGTCCAACACCCTAGGTTTTATTGATTCTTGCCGAAACAGGATTGAGGAAAGTATACTCCGGGCTCAAACCCACTCCCAAAGAGCAAAAACTCTTCATGATGAACTGGAAAGATATTATATCCCAGCTATGGATTTTGAAGCCATGGATAAGAAACGTAATTCTATCTTAAGGATGATCATGGAAAATTATTCATAA
- a CDS encoding DUF896 domain-containing protein, with protein sequence MEINTLIERINELSRKQRTIGLEEWEKAEQEALRQEYLGFIRGQVIDTLSHVKIEKS encoded by the coding sequence ATGGAAATCAATACTCTTATTGAGCGAATTAATGAGCTTTCACGGAAGCAGAGAACGATTGGCTTGGAAGAATGGGAAAAAGCTGAGCAGGAAGCTCTTCGGCAGGAGTATCTGGGCTTTATCCGGGGCCAGGTTATCGATACCCTCAGTCATGTGAAAATTGAAAAATCCTAA
- a CDS encoding DMT family transporter — translation MDTKKEVQGHLLALITIFIWGTTFISTKLLLESITPIVILFLRFAIGFLVLLLAYPHRLKIRERTQDLYFAAAGLCGVTLYFLLENMALTYTFASNVGVIVSISPFFTAIFAHLFLDTEKLRVRFFMGFSVAVVGIILISFNGGNNLQLNPLGDILGVLAAVVWAAYSVLTKKISGFQYNTIQATRRIFFYGLVFMIPALIIFGFKPDITELTRPTNLFNILFLGLGASALCFVTWNSAVKLLGAVKTSVYIYMVPVITVITAVIVLRERITGASVFGIVLTLAGLLISERKGRHIPEHAGAGKA, via the coding sequence ATGGACACAAAAAAAGAGGTTCAAGGACATTTGTTGGCATTGATTACGATTTTTATTTGGGGTACAACGTTCATATCCACCAAGTTGCTTTTAGAATCAATTACACCCATTGTAATACTGTTTTTAAGGTTTGCGATTGGTTTTCTTGTCTTGCTTCTCGCTTATCCTCACAGGCTCAAGATCAGGGAAAGAACACAGGATTTATATTTCGCCGCCGCTGGTTTATGTGGGGTTACACTGTATTTCTTGCTTGAAAATATGGCACTGACTTATACCTTCGCATCCAATGTAGGGGTAATTGTCTCAATTTCGCCGTTTTTTACCGCCATATTTGCTCATCTGTTTTTAGATACCGAGAAATTGAGAGTGCGGTTTTTTATGGGTTTTAGCGTTGCGGTTGTCGGAATTATCCTCATCAGCTTTAACGGAGGCAACAACCTGCAACTGAATCCGTTGGGAGATATACTGGGCGTTTTAGCTGCCGTGGTATGGGCCGCCTATTCTGTTCTGACAAAGAAAATAAGCGGGTTTCAATACAACACCATTCAGGCAACACGGAGAATTTTCTTCTATGGGTTGGTGTTTATGATACCCGCTTTAATCATATTTGGGTTCAAGCCAGACATAACTGAACTAACACGACCGACTAACCTATTCAATATCCTGTTTTTAGGGTTGGGGGCATCGGCGCTTTGCTTTGTAACATGGAACTCCGCGGTTAAACTATTGGGTGCAGTGAAAACCAGCGTTTATATTTATATGGTTCCCGTCATAACCGTTATTACTGCCGTTATTGTGCTTCGTGAAAGAATTACCGGAGCCTCAGTATTTGGGATTGTACTTACGTTAGCAGGATTATTGATTTCGGAGAGGAAAGGTAGGCATATCCCCGAACACGCAGGAGCGGGTAAGGCTTAG
- a CDS encoding VWA domain-containing protein, translated as MNGLNINGWQLLKLIYVLRSVGITITIDQVQDALKALTLFPDLSPQLVLKSLFIHRPEDHQLYDMVYDLLASTESSSPDSEHTAPGQCTGPDQGNTGDGSHQGIGTGQGGITLILKSSRESSQSSATSFQMPDLHYLMGLKGFPGTIEEEETQEFDFEKQVKFILGQSGFLTWSNSLELAKNRGEVSEDQWQTFEAYQDFWNRQIRQVLWQERLQSQNRWDILREVNWRFKPLNSFTADEEGMVHQALRQMGNRLAVHRGLSKKKASRGTLRVSSLLKEMVRGNGSVFRFEYETYVLKHPELIVLCDVSNSVAPFSQFLLYLCQRIKSRFRKVRLYLFIDGIWDITCEEWLITGDSMAEIRSWGRKHSSGFTDYGKVFKDFAQNVLPALSTKGTVLIMGDGRNNFRPAQAEYLQEIQEKVKHIFWLNPLEEKDWSLPDNLMKEYRRYCTQVFPCRNLSDLWQISKKVFS; from the coding sequence ATGAATGGACTCAATATCAACGGCTGGCAACTGCTGAAGCTCATCTATGTGCTGCGTTCGGTGGGCATCACTATTACAATTGATCAAGTTCAGGATGCTTTAAAGGCCTTAACTCTGTTTCCGGATCTTTCACCACAACTCGTGCTAAAATCTCTTTTCATCCATCGCCCGGAAGATCATCAGCTTTATGACATGGTCTATGATCTCCTGGCATCCACAGAGTCATCCTCCCCGGATTCAGAGCATACTGCCCCTGGACAATGTACAGGCCCGGACCAAGGAAACACTGGGGATGGTTCCCACCAAGGTATCGGTACCGGGCAAGGAGGAATCACCCTGATCCTTAAATCCTCAAGAGAGTCTTCTCAATCCTCGGCAACCTCTTTTCAAATGCCGGATCTCCACTATTTAATGGGGCTTAAAGGATTCCCTGGTACCATCGAGGAAGAAGAAACTCAGGAGTTTGATTTTGAGAAGCAGGTTAAATTCATTCTTGGACAATCGGGATTTTTGACTTGGTCCAATTCTTTGGAACTGGCTAAAAACCGGGGTGAAGTATCGGAGGACCAATGGCAAACATTCGAAGCTTATCAGGACTTTTGGAATCGTCAGATTCGCCAGGTTCTTTGGCAGGAACGTTTACAGAGCCAAAATCGCTGGGATATTCTCCGTGAAGTGAATTGGCGTTTTAAGCCTTTGAATTCATTTACCGCCGATGAAGAAGGGATGGTCCATCAAGCCCTTAGACAAATGGGAAACAGATTGGCTGTTCATCGAGGATTGAGTAAAAAGAAAGCCTCCCGTGGAACCCTGCGGGTTTCCTCTTTGCTAAAAGAAATGGTTCGGGGCAATGGATCTGTCTTTCGCTTTGAATATGAAACCTATGTCTTAAAGCATCCCGAGCTTATTGTACTATGCGATGTATCCAATTCCGTAGCTCCCTTTTCTCAATTTCTTCTTTACTTATGCCAACGCATCAAATCCCGGTTTCGCAAAGTACGGCTTTACCTTTTTATTGATGGAATCTGGGATATCACCTGTGAAGAATGGTTAATAACCGGTGATTCTATGGCAGAGATCCGTTCCTGGGGCCGCAAGCATTCTTCTGGATTCACAGATTATGGTAAGGTTTTCAAAGACTTTGCCCAGAATGTTCTTCCCGCTCTTTCCACAAAGGGAACCGTGTTGATCATGGGAGATGGCCGCAACAATTTCCGCCCTGCTCAAGCAGAATATTTGCAGGAGATCCAAGAGAAGGTTAAGCATATCTTTTGGTTGAACCCTTTGGAGGAAAAGGATTGGAGCTTACCCGACAATCTTATGAAGGAGTATAGGAGGTATTGCACCCAGGTTTTTCCCTGCCGGAACCTCAGTGATTTATGGCAGATCTCTAAAAAAGTATTCTCCTAA
- a CDS encoding NifB/NifX family molybdenum-iron cluster-binding protein produces the protein MNRKIAIPTEGENVNAHFGRSQAFTLFVIQDSKVSGQERIDTANFQHQHEGIAQLLKSKGVETVICGGIGPGAIAGLENAGVEVLRGANGPVLDVAQSYAAGTFVSTNAVCSHNHDHDHHHHHGHSHDHHHHK, from the coding sequence ATGAACAGAAAAATCGCCATCCCCACAGAAGGGGAGAATGTTAATGCCCATTTTGGCCGCAGTCAGGCTTTTACTCTCTTTGTCATTCAAGATAGCAAGGTATCCGGTCAAGAGCGGATTGATACGGCTAATTTCCAACATCAACATGAAGGAATTGCGCAGCTTTTGAAATCTAAAGGAGTAGAAACCGTAATCTGTGGAGGGATTGGACCCGGAGCCATCGCCGGATTGGAAAATGCCGGCGTGGAAGTCTTGAGAGGCGCCAATGGGCCGGTTTTGGATGTGGCGCAATCCTATGCAGCAGGGACCTTTGTATCCACCAATGCCGTATGCAGCCATAACCATGACCACGATCATCACCACCATCATGGTCATAGTCATGATCATCATCACCACAAATAA
- the pyk gene encoding pyruvate kinase, producing MRRTKIVCTIGPSSESNEKVHQLLKAGMNVARLNFSHGTHAEHGKRIRTLREEAQKLGVHLGILLDTKGPEIRTGTVPDEGVQLNSGETFILDTDLSTLGSAERVGITYLQLWQEVRQGTHILLDDGLIDLEVISSEEEKIITKIQNGGVLKSKKGVNVPGVPIQLPAITEKDRDDIIFGLREGIDFIAASFSRKASDILAVRRLVEEEGANVKIIAKIESREGIDNLDEILEVADGLMVARGDLGVEIPVEEVPIHQKDMIEKCHRLGKPVIVATQMLDSMIRNPRPTRAEASDVANAILDGTDAIMLSGETAAGQYPVEAVEMMNKIALQIEKHYDSRPIYDPHINIAEAISHASYTIARDLEAAAILTPTHSGLTARMISKYRPTSLIIAATPFVHVARQLSLTWGIYPLLIPESLGTDQLLSVSVNEAISHHLIKTGDVVVITAGVPVGKVGTTNIIKVQVIGDVLAKGTGIGRKAYSGTARIITPATKDFFQKGDILVAPYTDKELIPLISKAGAILVEEGGLTSHGAIAALNYGIPAIVGAADVIMKIKDGQVLTVDALAGVVYDGTVSIL from the coding sequence ATGCGCCGAACAAAAATAGTATGTACCATCGGACCGTCCAGCGAATCCAATGAGAAGGTTCATCAATTACTTAAGGCCGGCATGAATGTCGCTCGTTTAAATTTCTCCCATGGAACCCATGCTGAGCATGGGAAACGAATACGTACGTTAAGAGAAGAGGCACAAAAACTTGGCGTTCATCTGGGAATTCTTCTGGATACAAAAGGCCCCGAAATCAGAACGGGAACGGTTCCGGATGAAGGAGTTCAATTAAATAGCGGAGAAACCTTTATTCTTGATACAGATCTATCCACTCTTGGCTCGGCAGAGCGAGTGGGTATAACCTACCTCCAGCTTTGGCAGGAGGTTCGCCAAGGGACTCATATCCTCCTTGATGATGGTCTCATAGACCTTGAAGTGATATCCAGTGAAGAAGAAAAGATCATCACTAAAATCCAAAATGGGGGAGTTCTTAAATCGAAAAAAGGGGTCAATGTACCCGGTGTTCCGATCCAGCTGCCGGCGATTACGGAAAAAGATCGTGATGATATCATTTTTGGACTAAGGGAAGGAATCGACTTTATTGCCGCTTCTTTTTCCCGGAAGGCTTCCGATATTTTGGCCGTACGACGCCTGGTTGAGGAAGAAGGAGCTAATGTCAAAATTATCGCCAAGATTGAAAGCCGCGAAGGTATTGATAATTTAGATGAGATCTTAGAAGTTGCTGATGGACTGATGGTGGCCCGCGGGGATCTGGGAGTGGAAATACCTGTAGAAGAGGTCCCCATTCACCAAAAGGACATGATTGAAAAATGCCATCGTTTAGGTAAACCCGTCATCGTCGCTACGCAAATGCTGGATTCCATGATCCGTAACCCGCGGCCTACACGGGCAGAAGCCAGCGATGTGGCCAATGCTATCTTAGATGGCACTGATGCCATTATGCTCTCAGGGGAGACCGCAGCCGGACAGTATCCGGTGGAAGCGGTAGAGATGATGAATAAGATCGCTCTGCAGATCGAGAAGCATTATGATTCAAGGCCCATTTATGACCCCCATATCAATATCGCTGAAGCCATCAGTCATGCCAGCTACACCATAGCCAGAGATCTGGAAGCTGCCGCTATCTTAACACCGACTCATTCCGGGTTGACGGCTCGCATGATATCGAAGTACCGTCCCACATCCTTAATTATTGCAGCCACACCCTTTGTTCATGTAGCACGTCAGCTCTCTTTGACCTGGGGAATTTATCCTTTGCTTATTCCAGAGAGTTTAGGTACGGACCAGCTTTTATCTGTTTCTGTCAATGAAGCCATTTCTCATCACCTGATTAAAACCGGTGATGTGGTTGTCATTACTGCGGGAGTTCCCGTTGGTAAAGTAGGGACCACCAATATCATTAAAGTCCAAGTCATAGGGGATGTACTTGCTAAAGGAACGGGGATTGGACGCAAAGCTTATTCCGGAACGGCACGAATCATTACCCCAGCGACTAAAGACTTCTTCCAGAAGGGAGATATTCTGGTAGCACCCTATACCGATAAAGAGCTGATCCCATTAATCTCTAAAGCCGGAGCAATTCTTGTCGAAGAAGGGGGACTCACCTCCCATGGGGCTATAGCCGCCTTAAACTATGGAATTCCGGCCATTGTCGGTGCCGCTGATGTGATTATGAAGATTAAGGATGGGCAGGTCTTGACCGTGGATGCTTTGGCGGGAGTAGTCTACGATGGTACAGTCAGCATTCTCTAG
- a CDS encoding Crp/Fnr family transcriptional regulator: MAGNILKFEIFKNNPNWQGLPDSFWEYCSDHGRVRHYAAKQFLFFSGEDGNSVYFLLKGRIQILLMSEFTEKIFRILQPPAFFPEVILDNKVYPYAALTAEASDVFVLDRKALLQYFNENPSALLPFYRNMALDLRRAYRQIKNIALGDARSRLGAKIFALAHVHGQETPEGILITIPLTATELAGMCSLARESVSRILSELKDLGILKMEKKQITVSNLDQLRGWIHERQNSL, encoded by the coding sequence ATGGCTGGTAATATTCTTAAGTTCGAGATATTTAAAAACAATCCCAACTGGCAGGGACTGCCTGATTCGTTTTGGGAGTACTGTTCTGACCATGGACGGGTTCGCCATTATGCTGCAAAGCAATTCCTTTTCTTTTCCGGAGAAGACGGTAATTCAGTCTATTTTTTACTCAAAGGCCGTATCCAAATTTTGCTCATGAGTGAATTTACTGAGAAAATTTTTCGGATTCTGCAACCTCCCGCATTTTTCCCGGAAGTTATATTAGATAATAAAGTATATCCTTATGCAGCACTCACTGCCGAGGCCTCCGATGTCTTCGTTTTGGATCGAAAGGCGCTACTTCAGTACTTTAATGAAAATCCTTCCGCACTTCTGCCTTTTTATCGAAATATGGCTTTGGATCTCCGCAGAGCTTATCGGCAAATCAAGAATATTGCTCTGGGGGATGCTCGTTCTCGGTTGGGAGCTAAGATCTTCGCTTTAGCTCATGTCCACGGCCAAGAGACTCCTGAGGGAATTCTCATTACGATTCCCCTTACCGCAACAGAGTTGGCAGGAATGTGCAGTTTAGCACGGGAATCCGTAAGCCGCATATTAAGTGAACTGAAGGATTTAGGAATTCTCAAAATGGAGAAGAAACAAATAACTGTCAGCAATTTAGACCAGCTGAGAGGATGGATTCATGAACGCCAAAACTCCTTGTGA
- the gap gene encoding type I glyceraldehyde-3-phosphate dehydrogenase — MSVRIAINGFGRIGRLSMRAILERKSPIDIVAINDLGSPDLLGHLFKYDSIHDELPYDVKVNENTLEALGQKAVFLAEKSPEKLPWKDLGVDLVIESTGRFTKRDQAALHIQAGAKKVIISAPGKDEDITIVMGVNEDRYNPAEHHILSNASCTTNGLAPLAKVLLEEFGIEQGMMTTTHSVTNDQRILDLEHKDWRRARAAYESMIPTTTGATKAVELVLPELKGKLNGLAVRVPTPNVSLIDFVANLSRSTTKEEVNQKLKEAAAGSLKGYLAYSDLPLVSHDFNGNPHSVIIDGLSTIMLGDRMVKVLAWYDNEWGYSNRIVDLVEYIAGKGL, encoded by the coding sequence ATGAGTGTGAGAATTGCCATTAACGGTTTTGGCCGAATCGGTCGGCTTTCCATGAGAGCAATCCTGGAGCGAAAAAGCCCCATAGACATTGTTGCCATAAACGATCTGGGAAGTCCGGATCTATTAGGTCATTTATTCAAGTATGACTCGATTCACGATGAATTACCTTATGATGTTAAGGTAAATGAAAACACCCTTGAAGCTTTGGGTCAAAAGGCGGTGTTCTTGGCAGAAAAAAGCCCTGAGAAACTCCCTTGGAAGGATCTGGGGGTCGATCTTGTGATTGAATCCACAGGGCGTTTTACCAAGCGGGATCAAGCGGCTTTGCATATCCAGGCCGGAGCGAAAAAGGTCATCATTTCTGCACCGGGGAAAGATGAAGATATCACTATTGTCATGGGGGTAAACGAGGATCGTTATAACCCGGCTGAGCATCATATCCTCTCCAATGCTTCCTGCACGACGAATGGTCTGGCCCCCCTGGCTAAGGTTTTGCTCGAAGAATTTGGGATCGAGCAAGGTATGATGACTACTACCCACTCGGTCACCAATGACCAGCGGATTTTGGATTTAGAGCATAAGGATTGGCGAAGAGCCCGGGCAGCTTATGAATCGATGATCCCCACCACGACAGGGGCAACAAAGGCTGTGGAACTGGTTCTTCCCGAACTAAAAGGCAAACTCAACGGATTAGCGGTGAGGGTTCCCACTCCTAATGTCTCACTTATCGACTTTGTCGCTAATTTAAGCCGCTCTACCACCAAAGAAGAAGTGAATCAGAAACTTAAGGAAGCCGCCGCCGGAAGCCTCAAAGGCTACTTGGCTTATTCCGATCTGCCTTTGGTTTCTCACGACTTTAATGGCAACCCTCATAGTGTCATTATTGATGGATTGTCTACTATTATGCTGGGAGACCGCATGGTTAAAGTCTTGGCCTGGTATGATAATGAATGGGGATACTCCAATAGAATTGTGGATTTAGTCGAATACATTGCCGGCAAAGGACTATAA